A region of uncultured Draconibacterium sp. DNA encodes the following proteins:
- the tnpA gene encoding IS200/IS605 family transposase: MADTFSQIYIQVVFAVQSRKALIQPHWEEELNKYITGIVQNKGQKMLAINGSSNHIHFLIGMKPTCCLSDLVREIKKSSDAFIKEKQFSKFQFRWQQGFGAFSYGQSQLSDVIRYIENQKDHHRKKSFQEEYRAFLKAFDIEFKNEYLFEWLDD; the protein is encoded by the coding sequence ATGGCCGATACATTTTCTCAAATATATATTCAGGTGGTATTTGCAGTACAAAGCCGAAAAGCACTTATTCAGCCTCATTGGGAAGAAGAATTAAACAAATATATAACGGGAATTGTACAAAATAAAGGTCAAAAAATGTTAGCCATTAACGGGAGCTCCAATCATATTCATTTTTTAATCGGAATGAAACCCACCTGTTGCCTTTCAGACCTGGTTCGAGAGATAAAAAAGTCATCCGATGCTTTTATAAAAGAGAAACAATTTTCAAAATTTCAATTTCGCTGGCAACAAGGATTTGGAGCATTCTCGTACGGGCAATCTCAATTATCTGATGTAATACGATACATCGAAAACCAAAAAGATCACCATAGAAAGAAATCCTTTCAAGAAGAATATCGGGCGTTTTTGAAAGCCTTCGACATTGAATTTAAAAATGAATATTTATTTGAATGGCTGGATGATTGA
- a CDS encoding PQQ-binding-like beta-propeller repeat protein → MQNRLILAVFTFILVSCSQQKSTNWPQYLGPDRNATISDEGILREWPETGPEKAWEFPLGPGFGGAAVYNNEVFVLDRIKGESDVLRCIDLETGIEKWNYTYEAAGELPYPGSRAVPVVDEDYVWSVGPHGHFHCIDKKTQQPVWSHNLLADYGGELDNWGFSASPIVTGDLVIVAPQGEKAGVVAYNKLSGDVVWESRRLTGYRFHVSPILGNYGGIEQVIMTSSCVKGDGFTTDEVVSFEVQTGKELWSYKGFDSFACIAPPVAVDDTHLLLTSCAYKDVYEPVTILLEVNKKDETFSFNELFRTEEAGCKMHPPVIADQHIYLNNNRRVNEMVCLNWQGERCWPEKSTPGFEMGAIIMIDGMIINQNGKNGDLHLIEPSPEGYKEVGKASFFTMKGSQAWSPMAYSNGKLLARDNEKLVCVQLKES, encoded by the coding sequence ATGCAAAATCGACTTATTCTAGCCGTATTTACATTTATTTTAGTTAGCTGTTCGCAGCAAAAAAGTACCAACTGGCCGCAATACCTTGGCCCCGACAGAAATGCCACCATCAGCGATGAAGGAATACTACGTGAGTGGCCAGAAACCGGTCCGGAAAAAGCATGGGAGTTCCCGCTTGGTCCCGGTTTTGGTGGAGCAGCAGTATATAACAACGAGGTGTTTGTCCTCGATCGCATCAAAGGCGAAAGCGATGTGTTGCGCTGTATCGATCTGGAAACAGGAATCGAAAAGTGGAACTACACCTACGAAGCTGCTGGCGAATTGCCTTACCCCGGATCGCGGGCAGTGCCGGTGGTCGACGAAGACTATGTGTGGAGCGTTGGTCCGCACGGGCACTTTCATTGTATCGACAAAAAAACACAACAACCCGTTTGGTCGCATAACCTGTTGGCCGATTATGGTGGGGAACTCGACAACTGGGGATTTTCAGCATCGCCAATTGTTACCGGCGATTTGGTAATTGTAGCTCCTCAAGGCGAAAAAGCCGGGGTGGTAGCCTACAATAAACTCAGTGGCGATGTGGTTTGGGAAAGCCGCCGATTAACGGGTTACCGTTTTCATGTGTCGCCAATTTTGGGCAACTATGGCGGTATTGAGCAGGTGATTATGACCAGCTCGTGTGTAAAAGGCGACGGGTTTACCACCGATGAGGTAGTTTCTTTCGAAGTACAAACCGGTAAAGAACTGTGGAGCTACAAAGGCTTCGATTCTTTTGCATGTATTGCTCCGCCGGTAGCGGTTGACGATACACACCTGCTGCTCACTTCCTGTGCATACAAAGACGTGTACGAACCGGTTACCATTCTACTGGAAGTAAATAAAAAGGATGAAACATTTAGCTTTAACGAACTTTTCCGCACCGAAGAGGCCGGCTGTAAAATGCATCCTCCGGTGATTGCAGACCAGCATATATACCTGAATAACAACCGTCGTGTAAATGAAATGGTGTGTTTAAACTGGCAGGGCGAACGCTGCTGGCCCGAAAAATCGACACCGGGTTTCGAGATGGGAGCCATCATCATGATCGATGGAATGATCATCAACCAAAACGGCAAAAACGGCGATCTGCACCTGATCGAACCCTCACCCGAAGGTTATAAAGAAGTAGGTAAAGCCTCGTTTTTCACCATGAAAGGTTCGCAAGCCTGGTCGCCAATGGCCTACTCCAACGGCAAACTATTGGCCCGCGACAACGAAAAGCTGGTTTGCGTGCAGCTGAAGGAAAGCTAG